One genomic region from Prionailurus bengalensis isolate Pbe53 chromosome C1, Fcat_Pben_1.1_paternal_pri, whole genome shotgun sequence encodes:
- the LOC122482130 gene encoding interferon-induced transmembrane protein 3-like has translation MPGTKEDLPPIKSELLEHWWGFQWSASLLWSEDMKTKKPPTAAPSGTMNCNSQPYFPGIHTTSPPTYEMLKEKHEVAVLGVTQGLDPMATTTIGIHSKTSVRDHIIWSLFNIVFVNLCCLGYSVKPRDWKRVGDVTEAQAYDSATECLHIQHLVLGLLLIVIFTIIFVTGSLMIL, from the coding sequence ATGCCTGGCACCAAGGAGGACCTTCCACCAATCAAAAGCGAACTCCTTGAGCATTGGTGGGGGTTTCAGTGGAGTGCTTCCCTCCTTTGGAGTGAGGATATGAAGACTAAGAAGCCCCCAACAGCTGCTCCATCTGGCACTATGAACTGCAATTCTCAGCCCTACTTTCCCGGCATCCACACCACATCCCCCCCAACATATGAGATGCTCAAGGAGAAGCACGAGGTGGCTGTACTTGGGGTGACCCAAGGCTTGGATCCCATGGCAACCACCACGATTGGCATTCACAGCAAAACCTCTGTGCGTGATCACATCATCTGGTCCCTGTTCAACATAGTCTTTGTGAACTTGTGCTGCCTGGGCTACTCTGTGAAGCCCAGGGACTGgaagagggtgggtgatgtgACAGAGGCCCAGGCCTATGACTCTGCCACCGAGTGCCTGCACATCCAGCACCTGGTCTTGGGCCTCCTTCTGATTGTTATATTCACCATTATTTTTGTCACTGGCTCACTGATGATTCTCTAA